In Deltaproteobacteria bacterium, the genomic stretch TCCGGTGGCGCCGGTCGTCACCGACCACTACGCCCACTACGACGCGGCCACCGGCTCGGGCAGCTTCCTCGACAACATCGTCGCCTGGGCGACGAACCCCGATCCGGGCGGACTGCTGCCGGGCGGCTACGTCGACGCGCTGCGCCCCGACGCCGTGAAGACCATCGTCGGCATGACCGACGGCACTTCGGCCTCGAACGAGGTCACGCTCGCGGCCGCCTTCGATGACGCACTGCTGGCGCTGCCCGGCAGCCCGTTCGGCACGGCCGGCGATCGGCAGTACGTGTTCCACCTCTTCACGTCGATGCCGGTCAACAACCCGCCGGCGATGCCGTGGGGGCCCGCCGACCCGCTCGCGGGCCAAGGCGAGTCCATCCAGCAGGTCGCGGTGCTGACCGGCGGGCTGCGCTTCCCGTTCACGCAGACCCAGGACTTCGGCGCCGTGTTCAACACCATCGCGACCGGCGTCGTCGAGGCCACGCCGGTGAGCTGCGAGTTTGCGATCCCGGAGCCGCCACCGGGCGAGTCGATCGATCCCGACACCATCGAGATCGACTATACGCCGGGCGGCGGCGGCATCCCCGAGACCTTCCACCAGGTGGTCGGTCCCGCGGACTGTGGTGCCGACGCGTTCTACATCGCGGACGGCATGGTGTTCCTGTGCCCCGCGGCCTGCGGCGTCGTGCAGGCCGACACCATGGCACACCTCGACGTGCGCTACGGCTGCGACGTGGGCTTCGATCCCCAGGGCTGAGCCGCCCTCGGGACACGAGCAGCAGACCGGCGGCGATCAGGGCTCTACGTCGGGCCGTACCCGTAGTCGAGCGTGTACGCCTCGCAGCTCTGATCCGAGAGCTCGACGTAGACCCAGATGTAGGCGCTCTCGTCGGACCCCGGGCAGTTCACGTACTGCTGCACGGTGTCGTCACCGGCGGCGGTGCAGCAGATGCCGTCGCCGAGATTGTCACCGACCGGGCACGCATAGTAGGTGCTGTTGGTCGCGACGCAATCGGGGTAGAGGCACACCCGCGCCGGGCTACCTGCGACCACGGTGACGGTCGCGAGCCCGTCTTCGAAGTCGTTGCAGGTCCACTCGCCGGTATAGCGGTACCAGTCGTTGCCGGTGTTGGTGTCGAGCGCGGCGTCGAGGGTCGACGGCGCGTCGTGGCAGTCGACGCTGCCGAGATCGACGGCGGCGTCAGCATCGTCGTTGGGCTCGTCGGGATCGACGCAGCCGCCGGTGTCCTGACCACCGCTGCCGGTGCTGGCATCGCTGGCGCTGCCCGCATCGGTCTCGCTCAAGCCGGTGAGCGTGACGGTGTCGATCGGCGTGCTGCTGCTGCCCGGATCACCACTGCTGCCCTCGGCACTCGCGGAGGTGGGGTCGCCGCTCGGCCCCGCGCTGGCATCGCTGGTCGTCGACGAGCTGCTGCCGCCGTTGGTGCCCTGCGACGTACCGGTCGACGACATGCCGCCACCGGTCACCGGCTCGGTCGACGCGCTACTGCTGTCGCCGCCACCGTTGCCGCCGGCCTCACCGTTGCTCTCGACGGGATTTCCAGTGCAGGCACCGAGGGTGACCGCGACCAGGAGTCCTCGAACACGCACCATCTCGGCGATGCTACCAGCTTCACCGCGCCCGCGACTGTCGATCGCGGCACGATCCCGGTTCGCAATCGCCCATGGCGCGTGCCCGCGCACCGGTCGCGACGAAATCCCCGCACGGCGGGCGATCGTCCTCACCATCACTGCGGTGAGAGTCGGTACACGAGGCCGTCGCTGATGGGCCCGTTCGGCGGCGCATCGACGGTGGTGATGAACACGTCGCCGTACGCGTTCCAGCCGTTGCCGAGGATGCGCTCACCGGTCGAGAGCACCGCGCCGAAGTCGGTGACCGAGGTCCCGTCCCACGCCGCGGCCGACAGCTCGCCGGTGCAGTAGTCGCCGTACACGTAGAGGCCGCTCCACGCCGGCACCTCGCAGGAGCGGTAGACCGCGCCGCCGGTGATCGAGCACGCCGGACCGTGGCCGTACTCCAGCAGCGGCATCGTCATGCCGTCGCCGTTGACGGCATTGGGCTCGGTGAGTTCCTCGCAGGGGCCGTTGAAGCAGTGGAAGCCCTCCATGCTGCTCCAACCATAGTCGCCGCCGCCGACCACGAGATCGACCTCCTCCCACGCGCCCTGGCCGACGTCGCCGACCCACAGGTCGCCGTTGTCGGCATCGAACGCGAAGCGCCACGGGTTGCGAAAACCCCACGCGAAGATCTCCGGCGCGAAGCTGCCATCGTCGACGAACGGATTGTCGGGCGGGATCGTGTAGTCGAACGGGCCCAGCTGGGCGCACGAGACCCCGGCGCCGGGGTTGTCGATGCAGGCGACGGGATTGTCCGGCGTGCCGTCGGGCTCGACGTCGATGCGCAGGATCTTGGCGAGGATCACCGACGGATCGCGACCGGTCTGCGGGGTATCGCCACCGTCACCGCCGTCGCCGAGCCCGATGTAGAGGTTGCCGTCGGGCCCGAACGCGATCATGCCGCCGTTGTGGTTGCCGAATGGTTCGGCGGCCTCGATCACGATGCGCTCGCTGGTCGGATCGACGTGATCGGCGTCGCCATCGGCGAGCATGAACTCGCTCACGCGCGTGGGTGCGGCCGCGCCGTCTCCGTCGGGCGCGCTGTAGGCCACGTAGACCCGCGGGTCGGTGGGGAACTGCGGATGGAAAGCGAAGCCGAGCAACCCCGCCTCGCAGCCGATCGTGGGGTTGTTGCCGCACACGACGTCGATCGAGAGGAAGGCGTCGTCGGGGGCCGTGGTGGCGCCAGGCTCGAGGATGCGGACGTTGCCGCCCTGCTCGACGACGAACAGACGATCGGGCTCGGTGGGGTGACCGAGCGCGAGCACCGGGCGATCGAAGCCGCTGGCGACGGGCACCAGCGCGAGCTCGGGCATGCCATCGATCGGCGTGTACGGGCACGGCAGCTCACCGGTGGTGCTGGTGCCGTCGGTGGTGCCGCCGCTGCTGGAGTCCGCGTCGGTGGTCATCGACGTCGCCGTCATCGTGGCCGACGCGGTCGGCTCGGTACCCGCGGTCGTCAGGGTCGCAGTGCCGTCGGTCGCGGTGGTGCTCCCACTCGAGTCGGCGCCCGTGCCATCACCGCCACCACCGGGGCAGGCACCGCAAAAGAGCAACGCGAGCGGGAGCAACGATTCACGGTGATGCATGTCAGGCCTCCAAGCGACGGCCCATGCTAACAGCCCGCAGCCGATTGCTCGAACCTGGCGGCCGTCGTCTGCGACGGCGCAGGTGGCAACGTCACTTCTTGTCGGTGACGCAGAAGGTCCCGCGGGCCGTCGGCGGCGGGGCCGGGCGGCGCGGATCGATCTTGGGTGCGAGCACCTTCACGACCGCCGAGCCGTTCCACACCTTGCCGCCGCTGACCCACGCAGCTCCGCCGGGCTTGAGGCTCGTGATCTCGCCTCCGCTGGGCAGACGCCAACCGGTCAGGTTGCCGAACTTGCCCAAGCCCTTGCACTTCGCCGACGCCTGCGCCTCGGACACCGTTGCACCGGTCGACGACTTCGTGAAGTACTTGCCGCCGGCGAGCTTGACCTTCTTGAGGTCCGGCCCCTTGCTGGTCGGATGCGTGCCGCCACCTCCGGTGTCGTGGCCGCCATCGCCCTTGCCACCGTCATCACCGCCACCGCTGGCGGCTCCACCGGTCTCGCCGCCGCCGTCGCCCGAGGCCTTGCCGCCGTCGTCCGCTGCGCCACCCGTGCCGCCGCCGTCGTCGGCCTTGCCGCCGTCGTCCGCTGCCTTGCCGTCGTCCGCGGCCTTGCCGTCGTCCGCGGCTTTGCCGTCGTCCGCGGCTTTGCCGTCGTCCGCGGCCTTGCCGTCGTCCGCGGCCTTGCCGTCGTCCGTCGCGGCCTTGCCGTCGTCCGCTGCCTTGCCGTCGTCCGTCGCGGCCTTGCCGTCGTCCGCGGCCTTGCCGTCGTCCGTCGCGGCCTTGCCATCGTCCGCGGCGGCCTTGCCATCGTCCGCTGCCTTGCCGCCATCGTCCGCTGCCTTGCCGCCGTCGTCCGCGGTCTTGCCACCGTCTGCGGCCACGACCACGTCCTTGCCCTGGCCGCGATTCTTCATCACGTACCAGCCACCCGCTGCGAGGCCACCGACACCGAGCGCGAGCACGGCGACGAGCACGCCCTTGCCACCACCGATGTTGCGATCGGGACGACGATCGTCGTTCACGCCGTCGAACGATCCGAGACCACCGAGGGTCGGCGCCGATTGGGGTGCGCCGCCGAGCTCGTTCGACCACGTCGGGCCCGTCGCCTGCGGACCCCCCGGGGTGCCGAAGGTCGGCGCGCTCGCGGCCATCGCCGAAGGCGGTGGCGCGACCATGCCCGGCGGTGGCGTCGACGCGAACGCGGTCGCGCCCGCACCCGTGACGGGCGGCATCATGCCGGGCGGCATGCCGGTGCTGGCCACCGTCGCGCCCGGTGCGGGCGTGGGTGTGGGCGGTGGCACCGAGACACCCGCGCCGATGGCCGTCGCGCTCGCCGGCAACCACGGGGCACCGGTCGCGTTCTCGTAGGGCGCGAGCACCTCGTACAACGCGTGCGCGCTGGGCCAGCGCTCGTCGGGCTTCTTGCGCATGCACCGACCGACGATCTCGACCAGGCCGCTGGGCACGTGGGGCGAGAGTTGATCGAGCGGCGGGGGCTCCTTGGCGGCGACGTTCATCAACGTGGCCGCGAGTGTCTGCCCGACGAACGGATTCCGCCCCGCGAGCGCCCAGTAGAGGATGACGCCCATCGCCCAGATGTCGGTGCGCGCGTCGACCTGCGCGGCACCCTCGGTCTGCTCGGGCGACATGTACTCGGGCGTGCCCATCAGCACGCCCATGCCGGTCTTGCCGGCGTTCTCGCCCTCGGTGAACTTCGAGATGCCGAAGTCCATCAGCTTGACCAACAACCGCCCCGGCTCTGGCTCGTGCAGGAAGATGTTCTCGGGCTTGAGATCGCGGTGGACGATGCCCTTCTGGTGTGCGGCCGCGAGCCCGATCAGCGCCTGCCGAACGATCATCACGACCACGCCCGGCTCGACCCGCCCACCGCGCTTGACGATGAACTCGGCGAAGTCGCTGCCGTTCAGCATCTCCATCACGATGTACGGCCCGAGTGGCGATCGACCGAGATCGAGGATGTCGCAGATGTGCTTGCTGCCGATGCGGCCGGCGGCGGTGGCCTCGTTGCGGAAGCGGGCCAGCACGCCCTCGTCCCGCGAGAACTGCACGTGCATCAGCTTGATGGCGACGGTGCGCTTGACCAGCGTGTTCTCGGCCTTCCACACCGCGCCCATGCCGCCCTCGCCGAGCTGCCGCACGAAGCGAAACTTGTTGTCGAGCACGCGGCCCTCGAGGGGAAC encodes the following:
- a CDS encoding PQQ-dependent sugar dehydrogenase codes for the protein MHHRESLLPLALLFCGACPGGGGDGTGADSSGSTTATDGTATLTTAGTEPTASATMTATSMTTDADSSSGGTTDGTSTTGELPCPYTPIDGMPELALVPVASGFDRPVLALGHPTEPDRLFVVEQGGNVRILEPGATTAPDDAFLSIDVVCGNNPTIGCEAGLLGFAFHPQFPTDPRVYVAYSAPDGDGAAAPTRVSEFMLADGDADHVDPTSERIVIEAAEPFGNHNGGMIAFGPDGNLYIGLGDGGDGGDTPQTGRDPSVILAKILRIDVEPDGTPDNPVACIDNPGAGVSCAQLGPFDYTIPPDNPFVDDGSFAPEIFAWGFRNPWRFAFDADNGDLWVGDVGQGAWEEVDLVVGGGDYGWSSMEGFHCFNGPCEELTEPNAVNGDGMTMPLLEYGHGPACSITGGAVYRSCEVPAWSGLYVYGDYCTGELSAAAWDGTSVTDFGAVLSTGERILGNGWNAYGDVFITTVDAPPNGPISDGLVYRLSPQ
- a CDS encoding serine/threonine protein kinase, yielding MATANLAPCPHCGQQHPDDVLLCPNTERLVPLEGRVLDNKFRFVRQLGEGGMGAVWKAENTLVKRTVAIKLMHVQFSRDEGVLARFRNEATAAGRIGSKHICDILDLGRSPLGPYIVMEMLNGSDFAEFIVKRGGRVEPGVVVMIVRQALIGLAAAHQKGIVHRDLKPENIFLHEPEPGRLLVKLMDFGISKFTEGENAGKTGMGVLMGTPEYMSPEQTEGAAQVDARTDIWAMGVILYWALAGRNPFVGQTLAATLMNVAAKEPPPLDQLSPHVPSGLVEIVGRCMRKKPDERWPSAHALYEVLAPYENATGAPWLPASATAIGAGVSVPPPTPTPAPGATVASTGMPPGMMPPVTGAGATAFASTPPPGMVAPPPSAMAASAPTFGTPGGPQATGPTWSNELGGAPQSAPTLGGLGSFDGVNDDRRPDRNIGGGKGVLVAVLALGVGGLAAGGWYVMKNRGQGKDVVVAADGGKTADDGGKAADDGGKAADDGKAAADDGKAATDDGKAADDGKAATDDGKAADDGKAATDDGKAADDGKAADDGKAADDGKAADDGKAADDGKAADDGGKADDGGGTGGAADDGGKASGDGGGETGGAASGGGDDGGKGDGGHDTGGGGTHPTSKGPDLKKVKLAGGKYFTKSSTGATVSEAQASAKCKGLGKFGNLTGWRLPSGGEITSLKPGGAAWVSGGKVWNGSAVVKVLAPKIDPRRPAPPPTARGTFCVTDKK